A portion of the Tindallia magadiensis genome contains these proteins:
- the ribD gene encoding bifunctional diaminohydroxyphosphoribosylaminopyrimidine deaminase/5-amino-6-(5-phosphoribosylamino)uracil reductase RibD has translation MPHEKWMKEALKMAEKGWGNTNPNPLVGAVITKEDQLISKGYHEYAGGPHAEINALKKAGDASVGSTMYVTLEPCSHYGKTPPCAEAIIKAGVKKVIIAAGDPNEKVAGKGEAMLRKAGIDVITGVLEQEARKQNEIFMHYITEKKPYLIAKAAMSLDGKIATKQGHSQWITGEKARNHAHWVRQRVSAILVGVNTVIADNPQLTVRLPLDKVNQPLRVVLDSKGNIPLTSTLVLTAKEIKTMVATTDQMPVDIEKKLLLEGVEVVRFPHKQGQVDIQSLIDYFASKEVDSVLVEGGSSVMASFISEKMINKLLWYIAPKIIGGSQAPGPIGGDGILHMKEALPITEMETIRLGEDWLMTGYMKGAEKCLPE, from the coding sequence ATGCCACATGAAAAATGGATGAAAGAAGCACTCAAAATGGCTGAAAAAGGATGGGGGAATACCAATCCAAATCCTTTGGTTGGCGCTGTTATCACCAAAGAAGATCAATTGATCTCAAAAGGATATCATGAATATGCAGGTGGCCCTCATGCGGAAATAAATGCGTTAAAGAAGGCGGGAGACGCTTCAGTAGGAAGTACTATGTATGTAACTTTAGAGCCTTGCAGCCATTATGGTAAAACCCCTCCTTGTGCGGAAGCAATCATTAAAGCCGGGGTTAAAAAAGTGATTATTGCTGCCGGAGATCCTAACGAAAAAGTGGCCGGCAAAGGAGAAGCAATGCTTCGAAAAGCAGGCATTGACGTAATAACTGGCGTGCTGGAACAAGAAGCAAGAAAACAAAACGAAATATTTATGCATTATATCACAGAAAAAAAACCTTATCTGATCGCAAAGGCAGCTATGAGCCTAGATGGAAAAATTGCAACGAAACAAGGGCATTCCCAATGGATTACAGGAGAAAAAGCGAGAAATCACGCACACTGGGTGAGACAAAGAGTTTCGGCCATTTTGGTGGGAGTGAATACAGTGATAGCTGATAATCCGCAACTGACGGTACGATTGCCTTTGGATAAGGTAAATCAGCCACTCCGAGTGGTTTTAGACAGTAAAGGGAACATTCCACTCACATCAACACTAGTTTTAACGGCAAAAGAAATAAAAACAATGGTTGCAACAACGGATCAAATGCCGGTGGATATTGAAAAAAAACTGTTGTTAGAAGGAGTTGAAGTAGTTCGATTTCCTCATAAACAGGGTCAGGTTGATATTCAGTCATTAATAGATTATTTCGCATCAAAAGAAGTAGATAGTGTATTAGTAGAAGGTGGAAGCAGTGTGATGGCATCTTTTATATCTGAGAAAATGATCAATAAGCTGTTATGGTATATCGCGCCTAAAATAATCGGTGGAAGTCAAGCACCTGGACCCATTGGAGGAGACGGTATTCTTCATATGAAAGAGGCACTGCCTATAACCGAAATGGAAACCATCCGGCTTGGCGAAGACTGGCTAATGACTGGTTACATGAAAGGAGCAGAGAAATGTTTACCGGAATAG
- the recO gene encoding DNA repair protein RecO has translation MLLSTEAFVLKSQKYREADSLLTLYSRQYGKMSAIAKGSRKPKSKMLAGVQPFTHAEFSLYKGKNMYTVSQVEVRHSFYPLREDYYRLAFAAYSVELVMLEALEGQGNSDAFSNFGNTLTLMCREETKIDSLIRAFELKMLTSYGYQPNFISCSLCGSRLSDSMPFFSNSQGGLVCVSKDHGAKDVKPVSRQIVKLAQFYLQHDLKAAARLTVPEDINKELQQLIEGYIRYHFDYFAPKSLRHLPD, from the coding sequence ATGCTATTAAGTACGGAAGCTTTTGTTCTCAAGAGTCAAAAATATCGAGAAGCGGATAGTTTGCTGACACTATATAGCCGGCAATACGGAAAAATGAGTGCGATTGCAAAAGGTTCTCGAAAGCCAAAAAGCAAAATGCTGGCTGGCGTACAACCTTTTACCCATGCTGAGTTTTCACTCTACAAAGGTAAAAACATGTATACCGTTAGTCAGGTGGAAGTCCGGCATAGTTTTTATCCATTGAGAGAAGATTATTACCGCTTAGCTTTTGCAGCTTACAGTGTTGAACTTGTTATGTTGGAAGCTTTAGAAGGGCAAGGAAACAGTGATGCTTTTTCAAACTTTGGTAACACCTTAACTTTGATGTGCCGGGAAGAGACTAAGATAGACTCTTTGATTAGGGCTTTTGAGTTGAAAATGTTAACGAGCTATGGATATCAACCCAACTTTATTTCCTGTTCTCTGTGTGGGAGCCGGTTATCCGATTCAATGCCTTTTTTTAGCAACTCTCAGGGAGGCTTAGTGTGTGTAAGCAAAGATCATGGGGCTAAGGATGTAAAGCCTGTTTCTCGTCAAATCGTAAAGTTAGCACAGTTTTATCTGCAACATGACCTTAAAGCGGCGGCTCGGTTAACTGTGCCGGAAGACATCAACAAAGAACTGCAACAACTGATAGAAGGATATATTCGCTACCATTTTGATTATTTTGCACCCAAAAGTTTACGGCATTTGCCGGACTAG
- the era gene encoding GTPase Era, with protein MAFKSGFVAVVGRPNVGKSTLMNRLVGEKVAIMSPKPQTTRHNIRGIINNETSQMIVIDTPGLHKPASKLGDYMVQSALNTLQDADAILYLVEPEKRIGPGDRYIMELLEKTETPIILVINKIDMSHSEELEICFQQYDETGLFQSIIPISATVGENIDQLIRTIEAYLPEGPHYFPEDEYTDQPERTMVAELIREKVLQYLEQEIPHGVAVVTEKMTYREEKKLTEIQAAIFCEKKSHKGIIIGKNGRKLKGIGKAARKDIEGLLGHQVHLELWVKVKEGWRDQDNILKDLGYKE; from the coding sequence ATGGCATTTAAATCTGGATTTGTAGCAGTAGTTGGACGTCCAAACGTTGGTAAATCAACCTTGATGAATAGGTTAGTAGGCGAAAAAGTAGCTATTATGTCTCCTAAGCCTCAGACAACCCGTCATAACATTAGAGGTATTATCAACAATGAGACCAGCCAAATGATCGTAATCGATACGCCTGGCCTACACAAACCGGCATCAAAACTTGGTGATTATATGGTGCAAAGTGCCTTGAATACATTGCAAGATGCCGATGCTATCTTATATCTGGTGGAACCGGAAAAAAGGATTGGTCCAGGTGATCGCTATATTATGGAGTTGTTAGAAAAAACCGAGACGCCCATTATTTTGGTGATCAACAAAATAGATATGAGTCATTCGGAGGAACTGGAAATTTGCTTTCAGCAGTATGATGAAACAGGTCTCTTTCAATCCATCATACCTATTTCGGCGACTGTTGGTGAAAACATAGATCAATTGATACGAACCATTGAAGCCTATCTTCCAGAGGGACCCCATTATTTTCCTGAAGATGAATACACGGATCAACCGGAACGAACGATGGTAGCAGAACTGATTCGAGAAAAAGTACTTCAATACCTTGAACAGGAAATCCCTCATGGTGTTGCCGTTGTAACAGAAAAAATGACCTACAGGGAAGAAAAAAAACTTACGGAAATACAAGCGGCTATTTTTTGTGAGAAAAAATCTCATAAAGGGATCATTATTGGAAAAAATGGCAGAAAGCTTAAAGGTATCGGAAAAGCAGCACGAAAAGATATTGAAGGTTTATTGGGCCATCAAGTCCACTTGGAGTTATGGGTAAAAGTCAAAGAAGGATGGCGAGATCAAGACAATATACTGAAAGATCTTGGTTATAAAGAATAA
- a CDS encoding cytidine deaminase → MTEQQLIKSALQVRENAYVPYSKFKVGAALLGKSGKVYTGCNVENASLGATNCAERTAVFKAISEGENEFETIAVTGDPKQYTFPCGICRQVLVEFGTELKVIVAKSEDEYKVYTLREILPHSFTPADLKTSQQEEDHGI, encoded by the coding sequence GTGACAGAACAACAGTTGATCAAAAGTGCATTACAGGTAAGAGAAAACGCTTATGTACCTTACTCTAAATTCAAGGTAGGGGCGGCCTTATTAGGAAAATCCGGAAAAGTGTATACAGGCTGCAATGTAGAAAACGCATCATTAGGTGCTACTAATTGTGCAGAGCGAACGGCCGTTTTCAAGGCAATCTCTGAAGGGGAAAATGAATTTGAAACGATTGCTGTGACAGGTGATCCAAAGCAGTACACCTTCCCCTGCGGAATTTGCCGTCAAGTATTGGTCGAATTTGGAACAGAGCTGAAAGTGATTGTGGCAAAATCAGAAGATGAGTACAAGGTATACACCCTCAGAGAAATATTACCTCACTCCTTCACACCAGCAGACCTAAAAACCAGTCAACAGGAGGAAGATCATGGCATTTAA
- a CDS encoding DUF3048 domain-containing protein: MTTRQPLKKRSIYIVILILLMVIVTACKSDSENIEQGINDLEADTEELNQREEEEGPFIPEGKVQSPFNGKWIPEEDANKRPIALQINNSLAAYPQSGIAQADIIYETLAEGNITRLMAVFHLYDSEKIGPIRSARHYFLDMAANHDAVYMHYGGSPQAYSYIQQTKAPNLDGLSWLDGIVCWRDPERRAIPRMLEHSVYTNQKHLEDGWERRELRKELKENFSSGLEFVKEGEEIIPWGQRADYVTIPFSASYTSSFDFDAETKKYVKYQSGNYHLDEEINGPLMFTNLILQRTKIHLIPGDTEGRREVAVIGSGTGYFISAGRAVAIEWQKASHGTATEYIEKKSGKPIQLNPGKTYIGILPQNLEISFQKKAINQ, from the coding sequence GTGACGACAAGACAACCGTTAAAAAAACGAAGCATTTATATTGTCATACTCATCCTACTAATGGTGATTGTTACGGCATGCAAATCTGATTCAGAAAACATAGAGCAGGGTATCAATGACTTGGAGGCAGACACTGAAGAACTAAATCAACGGGAAGAAGAAGAGGGCCCTTTTATTCCGGAAGGAAAGGTCCAAAGTCCTTTTAATGGTAAATGGATTCCGGAAGAAGATGCAAATAAAAGACCTATAGCCCTTCAGATAAACAATAGTCTTGCGGCATATCCCCAAAGCGGCATTGCTCAGGCAGACATTATTTACGAAACCCTTGCCGAAGGAAATATCACCAGATTGATGGCTGTATTCCATTTATATGATTCGGAAAAGATAGGGCCAATACGAAGTGCACGGCATTATTTTCTTGATATGGCGGCTAATCACGATGCTGTTTATATGCATTACGGTGGCAGTCCACAGGCCTATAGCTATATTCAGCAAACAAAAGCACCTAATTTAGATGGCCTCTCTTGGCTTGATGGAATTGTATGCTGGAGAGATCCGGAACGTAGAGCGATACCTAGAATGCTGGAACACAGTGTATACACAAATCAAAAACATCTGGAAGATGGCTGGGAACGGAGAGAATTAAGAAAAGAACTGAAAGAAAACTTTTCCTCTGGCTTGGAGTTTGTAAAAGAAGGTGAGGAAATAATCCCCTGGGGTCAACGGGCTGATTATGTGACAATTCCTTTCTCTGCTTCCTATACCTCCTCCTTTGATTTCGATGCAGAAACAAAAAAATATGTAAAATACCAGTCAGGGAACTATCATCTAGATGAAGAAATTAATGGACCGCTAATGTTTACCAACTTAATTCTCCAGCGCACTAAGATTCATCTAATACCAGGAGATACGGAAGGTAGAAGAGAAGTGGCGGTTATTGGAAGTGGTACAGGATACTTTATTTCGGCTGGTCGGGCCGTTGCTATTGAATGGCAGAAAGCAAGCCATGGTACGGCGACTGAGTATATTGAAAAAAAGTCAGGAAAACCTATTCAACTAAATCCAGGGAAAACCTACATAGGAATCCTACCGCAGAACCTGGAAATTTCATTTCAGAAGAAAGCTATTAACCAATAG
- a CDS encoding diacylglycerol kinase, producing MKAKKLINSFNYAFQGIIYTLRTQKNMRIHVSIATIVLIMSLFFRLNRWEMMILFVTITMVIACEMINTAVEATVDLLTDQYNIFAKIAKNVAAGAVLVTSINAVIIGYLLFAAHLNPASQQVIYAIRESDVHITFIVFIVVTVLIIGIKVYFGKGTPLSGGMPSGHAALAFSAATAISLITANILVSGLSLFLALLVSQSRVEGKIHNLLEVLVGAILGILMTTIIFQLLVS from the coding sequence ATGAAAGCCAAAAAACTGATAAACAGTTTTAATTATGCATTTCAGGGGATTATCTATACGCTGCGGACACAGAAAAACATGAGAATTCATGTAAGCATAGCGACCATTGTACTGATCATGAGCCTTTTTTTTAGATTGAATCGATGGGAAATGATGATTTTGTTCGTGACGATAACCATGGTCATCGCTTGCGAAATGATTAATACGGCCGTAGAAGCAACCGTAGACCTTCTGACAGATCAGTATAATATATTTGCGAAAATTGCTAAAAATGTTGCGGCTGGAGCTGTTCTTGTTACATCAATTAACGCAGTGATTATCGGATATCTTCTATTTGCAGCTCATTTAAATCCAGCTTCACAGCAAGTGATTTATGCAATCAGAGAATCGGATGTTCACATTACTTTTATTGTATTTATTGTGGTTACGGTATTAATTATCGGAATAAAAGTATATTTTGGAAAAGGAACCCCCTTATCCGGAGGAATGCCAAGTGGCCATGCCGCCCTTGCTTTTTCTGCAGCAACAGCCATTAGCCTTATAACCGCCAACATTTTGGTTAGCGGCCTCTCTTTGTTTTTAGCATTACTAGTGTCACAGAGCAGGGTAGAGGGTAAGATTCATAATTTGTTGGAAGTGCTAGTAGGCGCTATTCTAGGTATTTTAATGACAACTATCATATTTCAACTTTTAGTTTCGTAA
- the ybeY gene encoding rRNA maturation RNase YbeY: MTILIDIDNRQDVFDVTDEEIRLIEKAVAYCYEVEGYSCEYQLSISFVSNQEIHDLNLQYRQKDEATDVLSFPMDFQGPELEEKLLGDIVISADKMMEQAIEYGHSVKREMIYLIIHSVFHLMGYDHMDDSDKRIMRQQEKKIMSLMNLSSD, encoded by the coding sequence ATGACGATTTTAATTGATATCGATAACAGGCAAGACGTATTTGATGTTACAGACGAAGAAATTAGGCTAATTGAAAAAGCCGTTGCTTATTGTTATGAGGTGGAAGGATATTCCTGTGAATATCAGCTAAGCATATCCTTTGTCAGCAACCAGGAAATCCACGACCTTAATCTTCAATATAGACAGAAGGATGAGGCGACAGACGTTCTCTCCTTTCCCATGGATTTTCAAGGGCCGGAGCTGGAAGAAAAATTATTGGGCGATATTGTTATTTCGGCGGATAAAATGATGGAGCAAGCCATTGAATACGGCCATAGCGTTAAGCGTGAAATGATTTATTTGATCATACACAGTGTTTTTCATTTGATGGGATATGACCATATGGACGATAGCGATAAACGAATCATGCGGCAGCAAGAGAAAAAGATAATGTCCCTGATGAATCTTTCTTCTGACTAA
- a CDS encoding HD family phosphohydrolase produces the protein MGVFEKLSQRRARMQKKRILEKKKLSAHDEKKILSRKLTWHYVLLGLLFFVTTFYLLLTSLQPVQYQLRAGQIAPENIISPRMIIDTHTTDNLRREAAEEINSVYRTDSAVFNEVKNDIEKFFEKLYQVKEEKETLREQLNQMEDNHLGIAEVHLQVFLQVSEERLNSVENYLYEIIAQRMNSGIKVAELQEEKSEIRDFFNSLTELDEPLKESAIAVINATIRPNQFMDVESTEQLREEAREAVTPVVIRRGDILAEQGERISVDTFVIMKELGLIESEFRPDARLYSGISSVILLIMAIMTGYIWLFHPEYFYKTKRILLLVIIMLLVLISAKPIGILTIYLIPIATGAMLLTLLLEARLALIANAVLSILIAIMAGNDLMILVMGLTGGTVAVLSMINTKQRGKIFFSGLMVGISNVIIITSFGLIGNHQTLHVLQDAGMGLFNGILCAILAIGTLPFWEYSFSILTSVKLIELSNPSHPLLKQLLMEAPGTYHHSIVVGNLAEAAVNEIGGDGLLVRVGAFYHDIGKVKRPYFFKENQFTSENPHDKLAPSLSALIITGHVKDGIEIGEKNKLPDEILAFIKEHHGTTLAAYFYHKAQSECEDPKTIDEMMYRYPGPIPQTRETAILMLADSAEAAVRSLESPNRDKIEQVIKKIIQSKLEDGQLEDSQLTLTELKDIRQVFAQMLAGIMHERIKYPEMDIKELKGRK, from the coding sequence ATGGGAGTTTTTGAAAAACTAAGTCAGCGAAGAGCTAGGATGCAAAAGAAAAGAATACTGGAAAAAAAGAAATTATCAGCTCATGATGAAAAGAAAATTTTATCAAGAAAACTGACATGGCACTATGTTTTACTAGGTCTGCTTTTTTTTGTTACGACCTTTTATTTGTTATTAACCAGTCTTCAACCGGTGCAATACCAGTTAAGAGCCGGTCAAATAGCGCCCGAGAACATTATTTCACCCAGAATGATTATTGATACGCACACTACTGACAATTTAAGGCGAGAAGCGGCTGAAGAAATCAACTCCGTTTATCGGACAGACTCAGCTGTTTTTAATGAAGTTAAAAATGACATTGAGAAGTTTTTTGAAAAACTATACCAAGTAAAAGAAGAAAAGGAAACACTTCGAGAGCAGTTAAATCAGATGGAAGATAATCATCTTGGTATTGCAGAAGTACATTTACAGGTTTTTTTACAAGTTTCAGAGGAACGATTAAACAGTGTCGAAAACTATCTTTATGAAATTATTGCCCAGCGCATGAACAGTGGCATTAAGGTAGCGGAACTACAGGAAGAAAAAAGTGAAATTAGAGATTTTTTTAACTCTTTGACAGAATTGGACGAACCCTTAAAAGAGTCAGCAATAGCAGTAATCAACGCCACCATTAGACCAAATCAATTTATGGATGTTGAATCAACGGAACAGCTTAGAGAAGAAGCTAGAGAAGCGGTTACGCCGGTAGTGATCCGGAGAGGAGATATTTTAGCGGAGCAAGGAGAACGGATTTCAGTAGATACCTTTGTTATCATGAAAGAATTAGGTCTGATAGAAAGCGAGTTTCGACCGGATGCCAGATTATATAGCGGTATATCCTCTGTTATTTTACTAATAATGGCTATTATGACAGGCTATATATGGCTTTTTCATCCCGAGTATTTTTATAAAACAAAAAGAATCTTACTGTTGGTTATTATCATGTTACTCGTCCTGATATCAGCCAAACCGATTGGCATCTTAACCATTTACCTGATCCCTATTGCTACAGGAGCAATGCTATTAACGTTATTGCTGGAAGCAAGGCTTGCCTTAATTGCTAATGCAGTCCTAAGTATCCTTATTGCTATTATGGCAGGGAACGACCTAATGATTTTAGTTATGGGGCTTACAGGAGGTACGGTGGCTGTTCTAAGCATGATTAACACAAAACAGAGAGGGAAAATCTTTTTTTCCGGATTAATGGTTGGGATATCCAATGTGATTATTATCACCAGCTTTGGTCTTATTGGCAACCATCAAACCCTGCATGTTTTGCAGGATGCAGGGATGGGTCTGTTCAATGGTATTCTTTGTGCCATATTAGCAATTGGTACATTGCCTTTCTGGGAATATAGTTTTTCAATCTTAACGTCTGTCAAACTCATAGAATTATCCAACCCATCTCATCCTTTGTTAAAACAGCTTCTGATGGAAGCGCCAGGAACCTATCACCATAGCATCGTGGTGGGAAATTTGGCAGAAGCCGCTGTTAATGAGATAGGTGGAGACGGTTTGCTCGTTCGGGTGGGAGCTTTTTATCATGATATAGGAAAAGTGAAAAGGCCCTATTTTTTCAAAGAGAATCAGTTTACATCAGAGAATCCCCACGACAAACTGGCACCATCTCTAAGTGCCCTGATCATTACAGGACATGTTAAAGATGGCATTGAAATCGGAGAGAAAAACAAGCTGCCAGATGAAATCCTTGCTTTTATCAAAGAACATCATGGGACCACGTTGGCTGCCTATTTCTATCATAAAGCACAGTCAGAATGTGAAGACCCTAAAACGATAGACGAAATGATGTATCGCTATCCAGGACCAATACCACAAACAAGAGAGACAGCTATTTTGATGTTGGCTGATTCGGCAGAAGCGGCTGTTAGAAGTCTTGAAAGTCCTAATAGAGACAAAATAGAACAAGTGATTAAAAAAATCATTCAGTCAAAGCTGGAAGACGGTCAGTTGGAGGACAGTCAGTTAACCCTTACGGAATTGAAAGATATCAGGCAAGTATTTGCACAAATGCTGGCAGGGATTATGCATGAGAGAATCAAATATCCAGAAATGGATATCAAAGAATTGAAAGGTAGGAAGTAA
- a CDS encoding PhoH family protein: MTVEAQKSIRILDATLIRELFGTQDRHARMIRKALGVELINRDDNILLTGKPANVSLVEELLSLLIQEKKINGDISSQKVEYFLQQLIQGNSNSVQEFVSEPIYMTAKGKTIKPKTVGQSYYVSVMQEKDLTFGIGPAGTGKTYLAVAMAVKAFGLKEVNKIILTRPAIEAGENLGFLPGDLKEKVDPYLRPLYDSLFDILGYEKFQKYMERGLIEVAPLAYMRGRTLENSFVILDEAQNTTEEQMKMFLTRMGIGSKTVITGDVTQIDLPRGKSSGLVQALEIVKDISEIGRVYLTQQDVVRHSLVQKIINAYENKK; the protein is encoded by the coding sequence TTGACAGTAGAAGCACAAAAGTCGATTCGCATACTTGATGCCACATTAATACGCGAATTATTTGGGACTCAAGATCGTCATGCTAGAATGATCAGAAAAGCGCTAGGCGTGGAACTTATTAACCGTGATGATAACATACTCTTAACAGGAAAACCTGCAAATGTTTCTTTAGTGGAAGAACTGTTGTCGCTATTAATACAGGAAAAGAAAATAAATGGCGATATTTCTTCTCAAAAAGTAGAATATTTTCTTCAACAATTGATTCAGGGAAATTCAAACAGTGTTCAGGAATTTGTTAGTGAACCGATTTACATGACAGCAAAAGGAAAAACCATAAAGCCCAAAACCGTTGGACAATCCTATTATGTTTCTGTGATGCAAGAAAAAGACCTGACTTTTGGAATTGGACCTGCCGGTACAGGGAAAACTTATTTAGCGGTTGCGATGGCGGTGAAAGCTTTCGGATTGAAAGAGGTAAACAAGATAATCCTTACTCGTCCCGCTATAGAAGCAGGCGAAAACTTGGGGTTTTTACCAGGCGATCTTAAAGAAAAGGTAGATCCATATTTAAGGCCTTTGTATGATTCTCTTTTTGATATATTAGGATATGAAAAATTTCAAAAATATATGGAAAGAGGGCTAATCGAAGTAGCACCATTAGCCTACATGAGAGGGCGAACATTAGAGAATTCTTTTGTTATTTTGGATGAAGCTCAGAATACAACAGAGGAACAGATGAAAATGTTCTTAACCCGTATGGGGATAGGTTCAAAAACGGTTATTACCGGAGATGTGACGCAAATTGACTTGCCGCGGGGCAAATCATCTGGGTTGGTACAAGCTCTGGAAATAGTGAAAGACATAAGTGAAATAGGACGGGTTTATTTAACACAGCAAGATGTTGTAAGACATTCGCTTGTTCAAAAGATTATTAACGCTTATGAAAATAAAAAATAA
- the floA gene encoding flotillin-like protein FloA (flotillin-like protein involved in membrane lipid rafts) → MPIETLIGLIITLAVILVILSVFLSFFPIGLWITAMFSGVRIGIFTLVGMRFRRVRPSSIVNPLIKATKAGLEMNSDKLEAHFLAGGDVNRVVDALIAAQRAEINLVFERAAAIDLAGRDVLQAVQVSVNPKVIETPKIAAVAKNGIEVMVKARVTVRANIERLVGGAGEETIIARVGEGIVTTVGSSDAHKDVLENPDLISRTVLTKGLDAGTAFEILSIDIADIDIGRNIGAQLQTDQADADKRIAQAKAEERRAMAVAKEQEMKAAVEEMRAKVVEAEAEVPKALSQALKDGNLGVMDYYNMKNVMSDTEMRNAISKVNQSPHDDQTDK, encoded by the coding sequence ATGCCCATTGAAACATTAATTGGTCTCATTATTACCTTGGCAGTTATTTTGGTGATCCTATCGGTGTTCTTAAGCTTTTTTCCGATTGGATTATGGATAACAGCCATGTTTTCTGGTGTGCGGATAGGAATTTTCACGCTGGTAGGAATGCGCTTTAGAAGAGTAAGACCCTCTAGTATTGTGAACCCACTCATTAAAGCAACAAAAGCTGGTCTTGAGATGAACTCAGACAAACTGGAAGCTCATTTCTTGGCTGGTGGAGATGTTAACCGAGTGGTAGATGCCTTGATTGCGGCACAACGAGCAGAAATCAACCTAGTATTTGAACGGGCGGCAGCCATTGACTTGGCAGGTCGAGACGTGTTACAAGCAGTACAAGTCAGTGTAAATCCTAAAGTTATTGAAACTCCTAAAATTGCTGCTGTTGCAAAAAATGGGATAGAAGTAATGGTTAAAGCACGAGTTACTGTGCGCGCAAACATTGAGCGCTTGGTAGGGGGTGCTGGTGAAGAAACGATTATTGCACGTGTTGGAGAAGGTATTGTTACGACCGTAGGTTCTTCAGATGCACATAAAGATGTTTTGGAAAATCCGGACCTAATCTCCAGAACGGTTCTGACAAAAGGGTTGGATGCAGGAACAGCTTTTGAAATTTTATCCATTGATATAGCGGATATTGATATTGGTCGAAACATTGGTGCTCAACTTCAAACAGATCAGGCAGATGCCGACAAACGAATTGCACAAGCAAAAGCAGAGGAAAGAAGAGCAATGGCAGTAGCGAAAGAACAGGAAATGAAAGCAGCTGTCGAAGAAATGCGAGCAAAAGTAGTTGAAGCCGAAGCTGAAGTACCAAAAGCACTGTCTCAAGCTCTTAAAGATGGTAATTTAGGTGTGATGGATTATTACAACATGAAAAATGTAATGTCTGATACAGAAATGAGAAATGCAATTTCTAAAGTTAATCAATCGCCACACGATGATCAAACGGACAAATAA